A region from the Romeriopsis navalis LEGE 11480 genome encodes:
- a CDS encoding GNAT family N-acetyltransferase — protein MEVQIRPIVDRDLPELRVLQALSIRSFYGQFHPPEQVEALLDRQISALAQAHPSLVVAVVDGELVGFAALSSWRADTIDAVYVHPAWMRRGIGQRLVAALERLAIQDRKGKLCVVADVHASGFYQALGFAVRMDYRYALGDAGTIACHKLQKSLPQNSAVAMRDWLSKLLLLLLFSFGYAAIQGQVSDWYEQSIGITGERD, from the coding sequence ATGGAAGTTCAGATTCGTCCGATTGTCGATCGCGATTTGCCGGAGCTGCGGGTGCTTCAGGCATTGTCGATTCGATCGTTCTATGGGCAGTTTCATCCTCCAGAACAAGTGGAAGCGTTACTCGATCGTCAAATCTCGGCGTTGGCCCAGGCGCACCCATCGCTGGTGGTGGCGGTGGTCGATGGCGAACTGGTCGGATTTGCGGCGTTATCGTCGTGGCGGGCGGATACGATCGATGCGGTGTATGTCCATCCGGCGTGGATGCGGCGGGGGATTGGGCAACGGTTGGTGGCGGCGCTGGAAAGGTTGGCAATTCAGGATCGCAAGGGGAAGCTATGCGTGGTGGCGGATGTGCATGCGAGTGGATTTTATCAAGCGCTGGGGTTTGCGGTGAGGATGGATTATCGTTATGCCTTGGGGGATGCGGGCACGATCGCTTGTCATAAGTTGCAGAAGTCGTTGCCGCAGAATAGTGCGGTGGCGATGCGGGATTGGTTGTCGAAGTTGTTGCTGCTTTTGTTGTTTAGTTTTGGGTATGCTGCAATCCAAGGCCAAGTGAGTGATTGGTATGAGCAGTCGATCGGGATTACTGGGGAACGGGATTGA
- a CDS encoding peroxiredoxin has product MAVIDRVPNVTFKTRVRDESVEGPNPFRWQDLTTDDIFKGKKVVVFSLPGAFTPTCSSNHLPRYEELYEEFKAQGVDAIVCVSVNDAFVMFQWGKQVGANNVFLLPDGNGEFTRKMGMLVDKANLGFGMRSWRYSMLVNDSTIEKIFTEPDFGDNCPIDPFEVSDADTMLAYMKGTESAGVAKAREFVG; this is encoded by the coding sequence ATGGCTGTTATCGATCGTGTACCTAACGTCACTTTCAAGACTCGTGTCCGTGATGAATCGGTTGAGGGGCCAAATCCCTTCCGTTGGCAAGATTTGACCACCGATGACATCTTCAAGGGTAAGAAAGTTGTTGTCTTTTCGTTGCCCGGTGCGTTCACCCCGACTTGCTCTTCCAATCACTTGCCACGCTACGAAGAGTTGTATGAAGAGTTTAAGGCTCAAGGCGTTGACGCAATTGTCTGTGTCTCTGTGAACGATGCATTTGTGATGTTCCAGTGGGGCAAGCAAGTCGGTGCGAATAATGTCTTCTTGTTGCCTGATGGTAACGGCGAATTCACGCGTAAAATGGGCATGTTGGTGGATAAAGCGAACCTCGGCTTCGGAATGCGCTCCTGGCGTTATTCGATGCTGGTGAATGATTCCACAATTGAAAAGATCTTCACAGAGCCCGACTTCGGTGACAACTGCCCGATCGACCCGTTTGAGGTCTCGGATGCTGACACTATGTTGGCTTATATGAAAGGCACTGAGTCCGCTGGTGTTGCCAAGGCTCGGGAATTTGTCGGTTAA
- a CDS encoding Fur family transcriptional regulator, with product MPQPTTQIIQQLKAKGLRVTPQRFAVYANLLDRADHPTAEQVLFDLNQDAPTSSQSTVYSSLQALCKVGLVREVLLEEGVCRYDANVAPHHHFRCRICGTIEDIAWDQLQGIQIDRLRPGLQVESYEVTLHGCCEHCPPEA from the coding sequence ATGCCACAACCCACAACCCAAATTATTCAGCAGCTCAAAGCCAAAGGTCTGCGGGTCACACCGCAGCGGTTTGCGGTATATGCCAATTTGCTCGATCGCGCCGATCATCCCACTGCGGAGCAGGTGTTATTTGACCTGAACCAAGACGCGCCAACGTCCTCGCAGTCGACGGTCTATAGTTCATTGCAAGCCCTCTGCAAAGTGGGTTTAGTACGTGAAGTGCTGTTGGAAGAAGGCGTCTGTCGCTACGATGCGAATGTCGCACCACACCACCATTTCCGCTGTCGGATCTGTGGCACGATCGAAGATATTGCTTGGGATCAGCTCCAAGGGATTCAGATTGATCGTCTCCGGCCCGGGTTGCAGGTTGAATCCTACGAAGTCACATTGCATGGCTGCTGTGAGCATTGTCCGCCCGAAGCATAG
- a CDS encoding NAD(P)H-binding protein, which produces MAGSAYGPTAKHRLNMNDSSTSETRRILVLGGTGTIGRATVAALVGRGHQVVCIARPKAGSGGKLTQEKTTQLLDGAEVRFGNISDSTFLTEKVFDDQPFHAVVSCLASRTGEPKDAWAIDYQAHMDVLALAKESGVQQMVLLSAICVQKPRLVFQHAKLQFETALTESGLTYSIVRPTAYFKSLVGQVDRVKQGKSFLLFGDGKLTACKPISDADLANYLADCLRDVSLQNKILPIGGPGPAITLLEQGEYLFKLLDREPKFKSVPASLLSRIAAILDGLGKIVPPLAAKAELARIGHYYATESMLVLNPDTGLYDADATPETGSDTLFDYIQQLVDGSETADRVDYDLF; this is translated from the coding sequence ATGGCAGGCAGCGCATATGGTCCTACAGCAAAGCATCGATTAAATATGAATGACTCCAGCACGTCAGAAACACGCCGCATTCTAGTGCTAGGAGGCACGGGGACAATTGGTCGTGCCACAGTCGCAGCGCTCGTGGGGCGCGGTCATCAGGTTGTTTGTATTGCGCGGCCAAAAGCCGGTAGCGGCGGTAAGTTGACCCAAGAGAAGACGACTCAGCTATTGGACGGCGCCGAAGTGCGATTCGGCAACATCAGCGACTCAACATTCCTGACCGAAAAAGTCTTTGATGACCAGCCATTCCATGCCGTAGTGTCATGCTTAGCATCAAGAACGGGTGAGCCAAAGGATGCCTGGGCGATCGACTATCAAGCCCACATGGATGTTCTCGCGTTAGCAAAAGAATCTGGAGTGCAACAGATGGTGCTGCTATCCGCGATCTGTGTGCAAAAGCCACGCCTTGTATTTCAGCATGCCAAGCTCCAGTTCGAAACAGCCCTCACCGAATCCGGGTTAACCTATTCCATCGTCCGTCCGACGGCCTACTTCAAGTCCCTGGTGGGACAGGTAGATCGGGTGAAGCAAGGCAAATCTTTTCTTCTATTTGGTGACGGTAAGTTAACCGCTTGCAAACCCATCAGTGATGCCGATCTGGCGAACTATCTTGCCGATTGCCTCCGAGACGTTTCACTCCAGAACAAAATCTTGCCGATCGGCGGTCCTGGCCCCGCAATTACCCTCTTGGAACAGGGAGAATATCTGTTCAAATTACTGGACCGCGAGCCGAAGTTTAAGAGCGTTCCCGCTTCGTTACTCAGCCGGATCGCCGCGATTTTGGATGGGCTTGGCAAAATCGTGCCGCCCTTAGCCGCCAAGGCTGAGTTAGCGCGCATCGGGCATTACTATGCCACAGAATCGATGTTGGTGCTGAATCCGGACACGGGACTGTACGATGCTGACGCCACGCCGGAGACCGGCAGCGATACGCTATTTGATTACATCCAACAGTTGGTTGACGGCAGCGAAACCGCCGATCGCGTCGATTACGACTTATTCTGA
- a CDS encoding agmatine deiminase family protein, giving the protein MSSRRRFLQYGSWTAASLAVGAGCHGGETPIQRGETQAQQRPDNQPDYKSTGVELRTSTPKQDGFYFPAEWQPHAATIMAFPPAQNWQGYGLSNARQEWADTANTISEFEPVMMAIDPADTKIAQQLLSRKIELLEYPLNDGWSRDSGPMILVNGQGDRRVAGFTFNGWGEKLPPYADDAMLKAHLAKQLDLTMYPIPLVMEGGGVILDGEGTVITTEQCLLHPNRNPGISKVQVEQYFADYLGATKTIWLGQGLTPDPITDGHVDGIAAYAAPGVVLLHTTDDPSDPNYAICRDAQQRLSGAKDAKGRKLKIITMPLGEKALHMGFYIANGCVVVPIANDPAEDDAPLAILRETFGDRQVIGVSGVTLAQGGGSVHCITQQVPHQAKAAR; this is encoded by the coding sequence ATGTCCAGTCGTCGTCGGTTTCTCCAATATGGCAGTTGGACTGCCGCAAGTTTGGCGGTGGGGGCCGGTTGTCATGGGGGCGAAACACCGATTCAGCGGGGGGAGACCCAGGCACAGCAACGCCCAGACAATCAACCCGACTACAAATCCACAGGGGTCGAACTGCGAACAAGCACCCCCAAACAGGATGGGTTCTACTTCCCGGCGGAGTGGCAACCCCATGCCGCAACGATTATGGCCTTTCCTCCAGCTCAAAACTGGCAGGGCTACGGGCTGAGCAACGCCCGCCAGGAATGGGCGGATACGGCGAACACGATTAGTGAGTTTGAGCCAGTGATGATGGCGATCGACCCCGCTGATACCAAAATCGCCCAGCAGTTGCTCAGTCGCAAAATTGAATTACTGGAATATCCCCTGAATGATGGTTGGTCGCGAGATTCAGGGCCGATGATTTTGGTGAATGGTCAGGGTGATCGGCGCGTGGCCGGATTTACGTTTAATGGCTGGGGTGAAAAGTTGCCGCCCTATGCCGACGATGCAATGCTCAAGGCACATCTGGCAAAACAATTAGACTTGACGATGTACCCCATTCCCCTAGTGATGGAGGGGGGCGGGGTGATTCTCGACGGTGAAGGCACAGTAATCACTACGGAGCAATGCCTGCTCCACCCAAATCGCAATCCCGGCATTAGCAAAGTCCAAGTCGAACAGTATTTTGCCGACTATCTCGGTGCAACGAAAACAATTTGGCTGGGGCAAGGACTCACACCCGACCCGATTACCGATGGGCATGTGGATGGCATTGCGGCTTACGCGGCTCCGGGCGTAGTACTGCTGCATACGACGGATGACCCCAGCGACCCGAACTACGCGATTTGTCGGGATGCACAACAACGACTGAGTGGGGCCAAGGATGCCAAGGGTCGCAAACTGAAAATTATCACGATGCCCTTAGGTGAAAAAGCACTGCACATGGGGTTCTATATTGCCAATGGTTGTGTCGTGGTGCCGATCGCCAATGACCCCGCCGAAGATGACGCACCGCTGGCAATTTTGCGCGAAACATTTGGCGATCGCCAAGTAATCGGCGTTAGCGGTGTGACACTCGCTCAGGGGGGTGGCAGCGTTCACTGCATTACCCAGCAGGTGCCTCATCAAGCCAAAGCGGCGCGATGA
- a CDS encoding LysR family transcriptional regulator, which yields MQNATLHQLKVFAAVASHNSFTRAAEELFLTQPTVSMQVKQLSKTVGLPLFEQVGKKLYLTEAGRELYATCQDVFARLAQFEIAVADIKGLKQGTLRIAVVTTAKYVIPRILGPFCRRYPGIDISLTVTNHQRMLDSLSGNQHDLYIMSQPPEDIDVKVQPFLENPLIVLASRSHVLAKQPQITLERLAEETFIMREPGSGTRKEVQKLFETNNVTLNTKLDLGSNETIKQAVAGGLGIAVLSKHTLSLEGSNSQLAILDVEGFPIKRHWYVVHTTGKHLSAIAQAFYEYLMNEGKQVAEETAFQGLLS from the coding sequence GTGCAAAATGCAACCTTGCACCAGCTAAAAGTTTTTGCAGCTGTCGCATCACACAATAGCTTTACGCGGGCAGCCGAGGAGTTATTTCTAACTCAACCGACTGTTTCAATGCAAGTGAAACAACTCTCGAAAACGGTTGGTTTACCCTTGTTTGAGCAAGTTGGTAAAAAGCTTTATTTGACCGAGGCAGGCAGAGAACTCTACGCAACTTGCCAAGATGTATTTGCGCGGTTAGCCCAGTTTGAGATTGCCGTTGCTGATATCAAAGGTCTTAAACAAGGCACCCTACGGATTGCTGTTGTGACAACGGCAAAATACGTTATTCCCCGGATTTTGGGGCCGTTCTGCCGTCGTTACCCCGGCATTGATATATCGCTGACCGTCACCAATCACCAGCGGATGCTCGATAGCCTCAGTGGCAATCAACATGATTTGTACATCATGAGTCAACCGCCAGAAGATATTGATGTCAAAGTCCAACCCTTTCTCGAGAATCCACTAATCGTTTTGGCTTCACGATCGCATGTGTTAGCCAAACAACCGCAGATTACCCTCGAACGGCTGGCCGAAGAAACCTTCATCATGCGAGAACCGGGTTCTGGGACGCGCAAAGAGGTGCAGAAATTGTTTGAAACCAACAATGTCACACTCAATACCAAACTTGACCTCGGTAGTAACGAAACCATTAAGCAAGCAGTCGCTGGGGGACTCGGGATTGCCGTTTTATCAAAACACACCCTGTCGCTCGAAGGTTCAAACAGTCAGCTAGCCATTTTGGATGTCGAAGGTTTTCCGATCAAACGTCATTGGTATGTTGTGCATACAACAGGTAAACACCTCTCGGCAATCGCCCAGGCGTTCTATGAATACCTAATGAATGAGGGAAAACAGGTGGCTGAGGAAACCGCTTTTCAAGGATTGCTGAGCTAG
- the ung gene encoding uracil-DNA glycosylase — protein MTTENTASPSSTIQLEATWKAVLLEVFATSNMQALKKFLTAEKADGKIIYPSGPLMFNAMNSTPFNQVKVVILGQDPYHGPGQAHGLSFSVPVGIAPPPSLVNIFKEIEQDLGIPRPNHGCLQSWADQGVLLLNSVLSVEQHKAASHQGKGWEEFTDEIISKLNQQRENLVFLLWGSYAQKKGKFIDRQRHLVLTSPHPSPLAAHRGFFGNKHFSKTNAYLQQNGIEPISWALKPLP, from the coding sequence ATGACCACAGAAAATACCGCTTCACCATCCTCCACAATTCAACTTGAAGCAACCTGGAAAGCCGTGTTGCTAGAGGTATTTGCCACCTCGAACATGCAGGCACTGAAAAAATTCTTAACTGCAGAAAAAGCTGATGGCAAAATTATTTACCCGAGTGGCCCACTCATGTTCAATGCCATGAACAGTACACCCTTTAACCAAGTCAAAGTGGTGATTCTCGGACAAGACCCGTATCACGGCCCCGGGCAGGCTCACGGCTTGAGCTTTTCTGTCCCGGTAGGCATTGCCCCACCACCTTCCCTGGTTAATATTTTCAAAGAAATTGAACAGGACTTAGGGATTCCACGACCCAACCACGGGTGCCTCCAAAGCTGGGCCGATCAAGGCGTATTACTACTCAACAGCGTCCTCAGCGTGGAACAACATAAAGCCGCATCGCATCAGGGTAAAGGCTGGGAAGAATTTACCGATGAGATCATCAGCAAGCTCAACCAGCAGCGCGAAAATCTCGTTTTTTTACTATGGGGCAGCTATGCACAGAAAAAAGGCAAGTTTATCGATCGACAACGACATCTCGTGCTGACCTCGCCTCACCCTTCACCACTCGCCGCGCACCGTGGGTTCTTTGGCAATAAACACTTCTCAAAAACCAACGCGTATTTACAACAAAACGGGATTGAGCCAATTTCCTGGGCGCTCAAGCCGTTGCCCTAA
- a CDS encoding NAD(P)/FAD-dependent oxidoreductase — protein MKLSSKNLDTRLDTVYDAIVVGGGMGGLSAAIYLARYGLKCLIVEKGKGRSVWMQDLRNYVGIDPDTPGSKIVNHATKQAIDWGADHLRGFVEEVTDEGETFAVKVKVGKKDSTYPVFRSKYVIAASGVIDVLPELENMQNVYDYAGYTLHVCMICDGFDMWDQKAVAIARTEGQINVAFVMNWFTPYISVLTNGLKVSDEMKRKLADHGYPLYEQPIAEFLGENHKMSGVKLDDGTIVEATTGLINMGSIYHNQYLKGIEGLEYDGENLLTNDMCQTSHPRIFALGDLKQGLNQVSVAVSDGTLAATQIWRNTRRAAEPRKWEENIKTAV, from the coding sequence ATGAAACTCTCTAGCAAAAACCTGGATACTCGCCTGGACACGGTTTATGACGCGATCGTCGTGGGCGGTGGTATGGGTGGCTTATCCGCCGCAATTTATCTGGCGCGTTATGGCTTGAAATGCCTGATTGTGGAAAAAGGCAAAGGTCGATCGGTATGGATGCAAGACCTACGTAACTATGTGGGCATTGATCCCGATACGCCCGGTAGCAAGATTGTGAATCATGCGACCAAGCAAGCGATCGACTGGGGTGCTGACCATTTGCGCGGATTCGTGGAAGAGGTGACTGACGAGGGTGAAACCTTTGCGGTCAAAGTCAAAGTGGGTAAAAAAGACAGTACTTACCCCGTTTTTCGCAGCAAATATGTGATTGCCGCTTCCGGGGTGATTGATGTCTTGCCCGAACTGGAAAATATGCAAAACGTCTACGATTATGCGGGCTATACGCTCCACGTCTGCATGATTTGTGATGGGTTTGATATGTGGGACCAAAAAGCAGTGGCGATCGCCCGCACCGAAGGCCAGATCAACGTGGCGTTTGTGATGAATTGGTTTACGCCCTACATTTCAGTTCTGACGAATGGTCTAAAGGTCAGCGACGAAATGAAGCGTAAGTTGGCTGATCATGGCTATCCATTGTATGAGCAGCCGATCGCTGAATTCCTGGGTGAAAACCATAAAATGAGCGGCGTCAAACTGGACGATGGCACGATCGTTGAAGCCACCACCGGTTTGATTAATATGGGGTCGATCTACCATAACCAGTACCTCAAAGGAATTGAAGGTCTGGAATACGACGGTGAGAACCTGCTCACAAATGATATGTGTCAGACTAGCCATCCCCGAATTTTCGCCTTGGGCGATTTGAAGCAAGGTCTGAACCAAGTTTCTGTTGCCGTTTCGGATGGAACCCTCGCGGCCACACAAATCTGGCGCAATACCCGTCGGGCTGCTGAGCCGCGCAAGTGGGAAGAAAATATCAAAACCGCAGTTTAA